The genome window TCTAGTTTTTGAATCATTTGAGCATCTTAAAGTGAATTCCAGCTTTTCTCCCTCTTCATTCTCACGGATTCCGTCACCGTCACTGTCTTTCCATCCAGATGCTTCCAGCAACTCAATTGCCTTATCTGGATTATACGCATAATCGTTAAGCTCATTCTCAGCCGGAGCCGCCCATCCTGCCGGGATGAACGGTGCATTAATCAGGCTTCCGCGTCCTTCTACAATATTTTTCAGAATGCTTTCTCTGTCGATTGCATAGATCATCGCCTGTCTAAGATTCTTATCCTGGAAAATAGGCATACGCATATTGAATGAAATATACTGATACATATTATCAGCGATGGAATATTTCTTAAATCCTTCTTCCTCCAGTTCGTCTACTTCTGTTTTCTTTAATTCTTTTACATCAACAAAATCAATATTTCCACTCGTCAGTTCAGCTACAATAGCATCCTGATTTACTACTTTCAAAATAAACTTTGAAATCTCCGACTTTCCATTGAAAAATTTATCAAAAGCCTCAAGTTCAACGGATTCACCTGAATTATATTTTGTAATCTTATATGGTCCGCATCCAACCGGATTGTTCAGCAGTTCTGTATTTTCTCCCCACTGTTCAAACGGTATTTCTCCCCAGATATGCTTTGGAATGATTCCAAGTGTTCCTATATTGTTAAGCAGAGGAGCATAAGTCTCCTTTAGTTCCAGTTTTACTACATTATCAGATACAGTAATACCACTGATTGTATCACTTTCACCATCTCTGAACTCCTGTGCTCCGACAATTCTTGAAACCTTCCCGAAATCATCATCCGTCTTTGCTACGGACTCCAATGTAAATGCAATGTCATCTGCAGTAAATTCTTCTCCATCCTGCCAGACAATATCATCTTTCAACTTAAATTCAATCGTCTTTTGGTCCTCTGACACCGTATATTCTTCCGCCAGATAGCCTTCAAGACTTCCATCTGGTGTAATGGCAAGCAACGATGCATAAACCAGATTATCAATCAGATTATCGCTTCCCATGTATGCAAGTACAGGATTAAACGTTCCTCCCGGCGCCGTTGGCGTACCATATACAACTACATCCTTTTTCTGTTCTGTTTTCTCCTCTGTCTCCTTATTCCCCACACCACAGCCGGCAATCATACTAATTACCATAACTGCAGTTAAAGCCAGACACACCAATTTTCTCTTTTTCATTTTACTTCCTCTTCTTTCTTTTTATTTCAACTTGCATTCTGCAAATTGTTTCTCCTTTTTAAAATAACTCTTTTTTATATAATTTTTCAGAATATTTCATATCCTTTGCATAGCTTGCATATACTTTGCCAAATTCCAAATCCAGTTTCATATCCGGAGTATCTTTTATTCTTTCTTCCAGTTCCTCCTTACGGTTATTGTCCGTAGCCGGATTTACCGTCTTAATTACTCCTTCAGCCACATCCCTGAATAAATGAATCGGCATACCTGCCCCAAGTTCACCATCGTCCGCATGTGTGTTCATACGTGCCCCCATGCATAAAACAGATATATTCATATCATTCATCAAAAACGGCCGTGCTACTAAATCGGAACAAATCCCCTGATTTCCTATCATACCAATATTCTTTGCCATTCCATGATGGTATGTATATCCTTGCACTACACGCATCATCTGCCACGCATTACACAAAAACATGACGACATCCGCATCCTCCATCTCTTCCAGAGGACCAGCTGCTACACCATAAATCTTCTGATCGATAAAACAAAGTTCATTCTGTACCTGTCTGGAAACAGCTAAATCTTCATAAAGTCTAAACGTTTCAAACTGCTTTCCCGACCGTACATAGTTAGGAACTTCCTTCATCCCCAACATTTCAGGTCCTCCCTGACAACCGAAACTGTCATATTTTCCTTTAATGATTCTTCCTTCCATTGCCTGAGCAGTCAATCCACAAAATGAAGATTTTCCTTTCAATTCTTCCGCATTAAAATCCTGATACTCTTCCTGAATGAACAGAAATTTAATACCAATGACTTTTCGATTTAGCCCCAACACTACACAGAATTTTTTCAATAATTCTTTTTCCATTTTTCACATTCCCCCAATGATTTATCTATAATTCATTATACTTATAAGTCTAATTTTGTCGAATTGATATTTAGAATAACTAATTTTATCTATAGATAGCTTCTATTTATTTGCATATTATCTGGAATTCAAAAACCGGCTTGTGAAGAAATCCAATTCACTAATATTAAGAACAAGATAAAAAATGGTGAATCAGCAAATAAAAAGACAGATTGTTCAGCTTCTCAGCTTCAACATTCTGCCTTTTTATTTCGTCTTTTTATTTTTAGTATTCCGCAATCTCTTCATCAATCCGTCTTTTTACTTCTTTTGCAATCTCCGGAGTCTTCATATCCTTATATTCATCATAATACATCGGTTTCAAAAAATGTACTTGCACTGTTACCGGCGAAACACTGCCCGTATCAAAAGGTTTAAAAGAATCAATCAATGCGAGCGGCACAATCGGACATTTCGCTTTCGTCGCTGATTTAAAACTACCGCCTTTAAACTCCAGGGTAGTATTTCCCTGCTTTGAACGGGTACCTTCTGCAAAAATCAGGTAATTTCTTCCGCTCTTTACTTCTTTTGTAACATTTACAATAACCTCCAGCGACTGCCGAATATCTTCTCTGTCAATCAGATACGCTTTCATGCAGGCAAATGTCTGTTTTAACAGAGGAATGTTTCCTACTTCTTTTTTGGCCACCACTGAAAATGGAACAGGACAGGCCTCTACAATCGCAAGAACATCGTATAATCCTTGGTGGTTCGGATAAAACATAAATCCGTTCTCTTTCGGAATATTCTCTTCACCATATGTTCTTATAGTAACATTTCCTCCTTTATTTGCCCGCTTTACAATATATTTTAAAAGAGCGTAACGTTTTAATTCCGGATACTTATCCACGTGTGATGCATAATAACATAATTTTATCCACATATAAGGTACTAACAAAATATTGCGAAGTACCATCATTACAATTCGTTTCATCTTTATATCCATTCCTTTCGCGCTGCTCAAGGCACAAAACGTGATGAAAAAACGTTGGACTCTCGCAGCTTTCTTTTTATAATAGTTTCCATAGGGATACTCAGTACACTACAAATCACGGGGAGGTGAGTGGGCTGTCCGAACTATTGGGTGACCGTATTTTTATATGTGTAGAATGCTTTTTCAAGTACAAATAAGTGTGCCTCGAGCACGTAACCTTATCTTTGTTAAAACAACTCTCGTTTTAATCCTAAGCATTCAGTCAATGCTGTTTACTCCCTATAATTCTATCGAACCTATGGTTCTGAAAGGTGGCCCTATGGCTTTAAAAATTGTGTATCAAATTTGTTGTGGTATCGATGTTCACAAGACTTTTGTTGTTGCCTGTATCGCTTCCACTAACAAACAAGGTGTTACCACCTACAAGCGCCATCGTTTCTCAACCTTCACACAAGGGTTGAAGGAATTGTTACAGTGGCTGCTTGACAATCATTGTAAGGATGTCTGCATGGAATCTACTGGCAAATACTGGATTCCAGTTTACAATGTGCTCGAAAAAAGCTGTACAATTGTACTTGCTCATCCCAAATATGTTAAGGCTATCCGTGGTAAAAAAACTGACAAGAAAGACGCAAAATGGATTGCTGACCTCTTCAAGCATGATCTTGTTGCCGGTAGCTTCATTCCCTCTGTTGATATCAGACAACTTCGTGACCTGATGCGCTATCGTTTCAAACTGACCTGCTTTATGTCCAGTGAGAAGAACCGTTTTCAAAACTGTCTCACGGTCTCCAACATTCAGTTGGCTTCCGTTGTCTCGGACACTTTTGGTAAAAGTTCACAACGAATTCTGGATAAGATTCTTGAAAATCCTGAAGATACTTCTTTTGATATTGGACCTTTAATTCATGGCTCCATGAAGAAAAAGCTTCCTGAACTGGAGCTCGCCATTGATGGTTTTATCACACCGGAACAGGCTGGTAAATTAAAGATCATCAAAAAGCATTTTGAAGATTTGGAATCCCGGAAAGCAGAGCTAGAAGAACTGATTCTTGCGCTCGCCAGTCCCTATCAGCAAGAACTCGACCTAATCCTAACCGCTCCATCATTCAAAAATAAATTTACCGCTATCGGAATCATTTCTGAAATCGGCGTGAATATGGAGGCTTTTCCTTCGGCGAAACACTTATGCTCATGGGCTGGACTTACGCCGACCAACAATGAAAGTGCAGGGAAGAAAAAATCTGTCCGGGTTTCCAAAGCCGGATGCTATATCAAACCACTTTTGGTTCAATGTGCCAACTCTGTGGTTAAAAGTGAAAAGCACCCTGAAATCCGCAACCGCTATCTTCGTTTAAGAAAGCGCCGCGGCCACAAGAAAGCAATCATTGCAATAGCAAGAATGCTTCTAACAGCATTATACAACATGCTGAAAAATAAGGAACCCTATAATGCACAACTTTACCGAAAAAGTGATGTTCTTCCTGTCAATCGTGAAATTACAATTGAACAGGCAATTTTAATGGCTCAGTTTCATGGTTATAAAATCAAGTCAGTTGCTGAATAAACCTTAACTTTGCTACATATTCAATTTTTAAATAACCACCGCAAGATGGTCTGTTTGTGATGCCTAAAAAAATGGATATCCTCTACTATTCTTTTTCAACCTTCTACCTGACCTTTCCCCGATAAGTCATGTTTATCATTAGAAATTTGTAAAAAAAACTATTTATATTTCCTGGTATTCTTTTATTGCGGTTTCATATAAATTATTTCCCTCACTGTCAATTACTACGATTACCGGAAAATTCTCTACCTCCAGCTTGCGGATAGCCTCAGTTCCCAAATCATCATAAGCGACCACTTCGGATTTTTTAATACATTTTGACAATAATGCACCAGCACCGCCGACTGCGGCAAAATAAACTGCCTTGTTTCTTATAATGGCATCAATGACAGCCTGGCTTCGCTTTCCTTTTCCGATCATAGCTGCCAGACCAAGATCCAGAAGTCTTGGTGCGTATTTATCCATTCTGCTTGCTGTTGTAGGCCCTGCGGAACCGATCGTGCGCCATTCTCTTGCCGGAGATGGTCCCATATAGTAAATTGTCTGTTCTGCTACAGAAATTGGAAGTTCGTCTCCCGCTGAAAGAGTCTCGTCCATCCGCTTATGCGCAGCATCCCTCGCCGTATAAATGGTTCCGCTTATATATACGTAATCGCCTGCTTTTAACTCCTGTGCTTTTTCTTTTGTGATTGGTGTTTGAATATGTATATCCATTCCTTTACCCCTTCTCTTCTCTCAGTATGATCTCTACCAATTTTTTTACCGTCATTTTTACAATAGTATTTCCATATCTAATCTCATTTAAAAATACTCCTGATCGTATTTTTAAATTGTACGCACAACATGTCTGTTTACATGGCAGCAAATATTAATTCCTACCGGAAGTCCTGCAATATGCGTCGGATAGGTATTTACATTTACCGCTAAAGCAGTCGTACTTCCCCCCAGACCTCCCGGCCCGATTCCGAGCTTATTGATTTTCATAAGAAGCTCTTCTTCCAATTCTTTTACATATGGTATATCAGAATGCACACCCACTTCCCGTGTCAATGCTTCTTTTGCCATCAGTGCACATTTTTCAAATGTACCCCCTATTCCTACTCCTACTACCATCGGCGGACATGCATTAGGACCGGCATCTTTTACTGCAGTAAGTACAGCGTCTTTTACGCCTTCAATTCCATCAGCCGGCTTTAACATAAATACACGGCTCATATTTTC of Roseburia hominis contains these proteins:
- a CDS encoding ABC transporter substrate-binding protein, producing MKKRKLVCLALTAVMVISMIAGCGVGNKETEEKTEQKKDVVVYGTPTAPGGTFNPVLAYMGSDNLIDNLVYASLLAITPDGSLEGYLAEEYTVSEDQKTIEFKLKDDIVWQDGEEFTADDIAFTLESVAKTDDDFGKVSRIVGAQEFRDGESDTISGITVSDNVVKLELKETYAPLLNNIGTLGIIPKHIWGEIPFEQWGENTELLNNPVGCGPYKITKYNSGESVELEAFDKFFNGKSEISKFILKVVNQDAIVAELTSGNIDFVDVKELKKTEVDELEEEGFKKYSIADNMYQYISFNMRMPIFQDKNLRQAMIYAIDRESILKNIVEGRGSLINAPFIPAGWAAPAENELNDYAYNPDKAIELLEASGWKDSDGDGIRENEEGEKLEFTLRCSNDSKTRENAVLYVKECFEKVGIKVEVSIEEDSVVAEDCIYNHNFEMYALNCYFGQDPDPYPWWSSESASDEPGVGSFNFGSYKSDVVDENINKGLNTMNQDERKEAYLNVAKQINEDAPMIYLYVQDREIMCNPNLEEFNPGTFNIFYNVRNWKFSK
- a CDS encoding DUF169 domain-containing protein encodes the protein MEKELLKKFCVVLGLNRKVIGIKFLFIQEEYQDFNAEELKGKSSFCGLTAQAMEGRIIKGKYDSFGCQGGPEMLGMKEVPNYVRSGKQFETFRLYEDLAVSRQVQNELCFIDQKIYGVAAGPLEEMEDADVVMFLCNAWQMMRVVQGYTYHHGMAKNIGMIGNQGICSDLVARPFLMNDMNISVLCMGARMNTHADDGELGAGMPIHLFRDVAEGVIKTVNPATDNNRKEELEERIKDTPDMKLDLEFGKVYASYAKDMKYSEKLYKKELF
- a CDS encoding lysophospholipid acyltransferase family protein, which codes for MKRIVMMVLRNILLVPYMWIKLCYYASHVDKYPELKRYALLKYIVKRANKGGNVTIRTYGEENIPKENGFMFYPNHQGLYDVLAIVEACPVPFSVVAKKEVGNIPLLKQTFACMKAYLIDREDIRQSLEVIVNVTKEVKSGRNYLIFAEGTRSKQGNTTLEFKGGSFKSATKAKCPIVPLALIDSFKPFDTGSVSPVTVQVHFLKPMYYDEYKDMKTPEIAKEVKRRIDEEIAEY
- a CDS encoding IS110 family transposase yields the protein MALKIVYQICCGIDVHKTFVVACIASTNKQGVTTYKRHRFSTFTQGLKELLQWLLDNHCKDVCMESTGKYWIPVYNVLEKSCTIVLAHPKYVKAIRGKKTDKKDAKWIADLFKHDLVAGSFIPSVDIRQLRDLMRYRFKLTCFMSSEKNRFQNCLTVSNIQLASVVSDTFGKSSQRILDKILENPEDTSFDIGPLIHGSMKKKLPELELAIDGFITPEQAGKLKIIKKHFEDLESRKAELEELILALASPYQQELDLILTAPSFKNKFTAIGIISEIGVNMEAFPSAKHLCSWAGLTPTNNESAGKKKSVRVSKAGCYIKPLLVQCANSVVKSEKHPEIRNRYLRLRKRRGHKKAIIAIARMLLTALYNMLKNKEPYNAQLYRKSDVLPVNREITIEQAILMAQFHGYKIKSVAE
- a CDS encoding Fe-S-containing hydro-lyase; its protein translation is MDIHIQTPITKEKAQELKAGDYVYISGTIYTARDAAHKRMDETLSAGDELPISVAEQTIYYMGPSPAREWRTIGSAGPTTASRMDKYAPRLLDLGLAAMIGKGKRSQAVIDAIIRNKAVYFAAVGGAGALLSKCIKKSEVVAYDDLGTEAIRKLEVENFPVIVVIDSEGNNLYETAIKEYQEI